From Primulina tabacum isolate GXHZ01 chromosome 2, ASM2559414v2, whole genome shotgun sequence, one genomic window encodes:
- the LOC142523282 gene encoding piezo-type mechanosensitive ion channel homolog isoform X3: protein MGSSWSFADTWWIKLMGLMTIQSWKSPTAIYFIVVELLVGLVAIVEINRNNFGLSKSQESRWGSLSSVVEHIGYRLRLVSCLLLPAVQLAVGISNPSWLSLPFFIGSCVGLVDWSLTSNFLGLFRWWKLLWVYAGLSICLLYIYQFHFVFPQTVQGIMNSIGLYKVSVDCDWQEICSAISLMVFYYTLSCVKHDLEDMEFIMSMREGSLTEQLLPSRNSFFVRQLRSGVRHTNILLRGTVFRIFSINWFTYGFPVSLFALSYWSFHFASICAFGLLAYVGYILYVFPSLFRLHRLNGLLLVFILLWAVSTYVFNVAFAYVNWKLGKDMEIWEMVGLWHYPIPGFFLLAQFCLGILVALGNLVSNSVFLCLSNEERQFSNVSETEEVKEDAKVLIVATIAWGLRKCSRAIVLLLIFLIATKPGFIHAVYVIFFFAYLLSHKINKRMRQSLILLCEAHFAILYILQLNLVSRKLENEGYVSKEVLKQLGLIGKDSSWDFLEIALLACFCAVHNHGFEMLFSFSAIVQHTPSPPIGFSILRAGLNKSVLLSVYATSNIRDDYENRSHERKVALYLNDIGKKFLSMYRSFGTYIAFLTILFAVYLVRPNYISFGYIFLLLFWIIGRQLVEKTKRRLWFPLKAYSIGVFIFMYILSIFPTIETWMSAEVDLFVFFGYDTEASLLGNLWESLAILIVMQLYSYERRQSKRMKAENHDPMQLGILGFMKRFLIWHSQKFLLIALFYASLSPISASGFLYLLGLVCCSVLPTASRIPSKSFLMYTGFLVTAEYLFQMWGKQAKMFPGQKYHDFSLFLGLQVYKPTFEGLESGLRAKVLVIAACTLQYNVFRWLEKMPTLLNVGRSEDPCPLFLSAEDFSTAVSTSDGYNQISSGSRDMATQRIGQSNSWPSFRHGIHQSSQDLSSRRSGSTPAPRQFSFGYIWGTMNDGHQWNNKRIVALKQERFEMQKTTLKVYLKFWMENMFKLFGLEINMIALLLASFALLNAISILYVACLASCILLARTVIRKLWPIFVFLFAAILLAEYFAMWKNMKPFNNVSTDTNVHCHDCWKNSNTYFHYCQNCWLGLIVDDPRMLISSFMVFILACFKLRADRMSSFSGSSTYRQVLSQRKNAFVWQDLSFETKSMWTFLDYVRVYCYCHLLDLVLALILITGTLEYDILHLGYLGFALIFFRLRLTILKKKNKIFKYLRVYNFAVIVLSLAYQSPFIGDFNAGKCETIDYIYEVIGFYKYDYGFRITSRSALVEIIIFVLVSLQSYMFSSLEFDYVFRYLEAEQIGAIVREQEKKAAWKTEQLQHIRESEVKKRQRNLQVEKMKSEMLNLQIQLHGTNSISVYDDVSPDKEGLRRRKNVSLSRQDSGAFEKQDGDIHPDSQFSFNVCGSPRSIRAERPFAVDFEKHSMDASLFEITELEEDAADNVIDELTKVDKTKSQSKDNPLASAVQLIEDGVFQVQSIGNQAVSNLVSFLNIVPEDSNSNEPSSFEYGLSNARGSPDVKNKHLNRTASSQSDRSRTSDPASLQIGRIVHHIWSRMRSNNDIVCYCCFVLVFLWNFSLLSVVYLVALFLYALCVNTGPSYIFWIVMLIYTEIYILVQYIYQIMIQHCGFSVHSDLLPKLGFPTKRIKSSFVISLLPLFLVYLFTLLQSSITAKDGEWFSAGFSNFRGGSLNRKQVVAGSTFREKAKKVFQLTKQVTEMVILGCSRYWKSLTREAESPPYFVQLSMDVKSWPEDGIQPERIESAVNQILRLVHEDNCKKEKPNHCPYSSKVQIQSIEKSTENVNVALAVFEVVYTSPLAECVPAEQFSTLTPAADVAKEILKARHAHLVEAVGFPYSILSVIGGGKREIDLYAYIFGADLTVFFLVAIFYHSVIKNKSEFLEYYQLEDQFPKEFVSILMIIFFLIVVDRVIYLCSFATGKVIFYLFNLVLFTYAITEYAWNMDTSQQNAAALALRAIYLTKAVSLALQAMQIRYGIPHKSTLYRQFLTSDVSRFNYLGYRLYRALPFLYELRCVLDWSCTTTSLTMYDWLKLEDINASLYLVKCDNVLNRAKHKPGDKQTKMTKLCNGICLFFILICVIWAPMLMYSSGNPSNIANPINDASFQFDIKTDGGRLTLFQTTLCKRIAWDHVNATGDLDPQYYLSSYNVDDIQLICCQADASTLWFVPDAVQKQFIQSLSTSSMDMKYSWVLMRDRPKGKETVKYEKNVDPLDLPEASEVEGVLNGSFSSFRVHNIYPRFFRVTGSGEVRPFEQEVNDVTADLVLHHGSSEWWSFHVFNSFNTSSCRGMLGPMAIIVSEETPQGFLGETLSKFSIWGLYITFVLAVGRFIRLQCSDLRMRIPFENLPSCDRLIAICEDIYAARAEGELAVEEVLYWTLVKIYRSPHMLLEYTNPS, encoded by the exons GTTATCGCCTGAGGTTAGTTTCCTGCTTATTACTGCCAGCTGTGCAGTTAGCTGTGGGCATCAGCAATCCTTCTTGGCTTTCTTTACCTTTTTTCATTGGCAGCTGTGTTGGCCTCGTTGATTGGTCTTTAACAAGCAACTTTTTAGGCCTTTTCAG GTGGTGGAAGCTGCTGTGGGTATATGCTGGCTTGAGCATTTGTCTGCTCTATATATATCAGTTTCATTTTGTGTTTCCACAAACAGTTCAAGGAATAATGAACTCGATTGGTCTGTACAAAGTATCAGTTGATTGTGACTGGCAAGAAATTTGTTCTGCTATTTCTCTGATGGTGTTCTACTATACG CTTTCTTGTGTGAAACATGATTTGGAGGACATGGAATTCATCATGTCCATGAGAGAAGGCAGCTTGACTGAGCAACTTCTTCCGTCGAGAAACTCCTTTTTTGTGCGGCAACTGAG GTCCGGAGTAAGGCATACCAACATTTTGTTGAGGGGAACAGTTTTCAGGATTTTTAGTATTAACTGGTTCACTTATGGCTTCCCG GTATCCTTGTTTGCTCTCTCATATTGGAGCTTCCATTTTGCGAGTATTTGTGCATTTGGATTACTTGCATATGTTGGATATATTTTGTATGTTTTTCCATCCTTGTTCCGCTTGCACCGGTTGAATGGGTTGCTTCTTGTATTTATTCTCTTGTGGGCTGTGAGCACATATGTATTCAATGTGGCTTTTGCATATGTGAACTGGAAACTGGGGAAG GATATGGAGATCTGGGAAATGGTTGGATTGTGGCATTATCCCATccctggtttctttcttctaGCACAGTTTTGTCTTGGAATTCTTGTTGCTCTTGGCAATCTTGTAAGCAATTCAGTTTTTTTATGCCTATCAAATGAGGAGAGGCAATTCTCTAATGTGAGCGAGACCGAGGAAG TAAAAGAGGATGCCAAAGTCCTGATAGTGGCCACAATAGCTTGGGGGCTGCGTAAATGTTCTCGGGCTATTGTGCTGTTGCTGATTTTCCTAATTGCGACAAAACCCGGTTTCATTCATGCTGTATATG TTATATTCTTCTTTGCTTATCTGCTGagtcataaaataaataaaaggatGCGACAATCCCTTATTCTACTCTGCGAGGCTCATTTTGCGATATTATACATTCTTCAGCTTAATCTGGTTTCCAGAAAGTTGGAAAATGAAGGATATGTGAGCAAGGAAGTTTTAAAACAGTTAG GTCTCATTGGGAAAGATAGTTCTTGGGACTTCCTTGAAATAGCTTTGCTTGCATGTTTTTGTGCCGTACACAACCATGGCTTTGAAATGTTGTTCTCATTTTCTGCTATTGTTCAGCACACACCTAGTCCTCCAATTGGATTTAGCATTCTGAGAGCTGGTCTGAACAAATCAGTTCTTTTGTCGGTCTATGCCACTTCCAACATCAGAGACGATTACGAGAATCGATCCCATG AGAGAAAGGTTGCTTTGTATCTCAATGATATTGGAAAGAAGTTCTTATCCATGTATAGATCATTTGGAACCTATATAGCTTTTCTCACCATTCTTTTTGCGGTGTACCTTGTGAGACCCAATTATATATCATTCGGTTACATTTTCCTTCTCCTTTTCTGGATTATCGGAAGACAGCTTGTTGAGAAAACAAAACGCCGGCTATGGTTTCCACTCAAAGCATACTCCATAGGAGTTTTCATCTTCATGTATATTTTAAGTATTTTCCCTACAATTGAGACATGGATGTCCGCAGAAGTTGATCTTTTTGTGTTCTTTGGCTATGATACAGAAGCTTCTTTGTTAGGGAATCTTTGGGAGTCTCTAGCTATACTGATTGTCATGCAACTTTATAGCTATGAGAGAAGACAAAGCAAACGCATGAAGGCGGAAAATCATGATCCAATGCAGTTAGGGATATTGGGGTTCATGAAGCGGTTTCTTATCTGGCATAGCCAAAAGTTTTTGCTTATTGCTCTGTTCTATGCATCATTATCTCCAATAAGTGCATCTGGATTTTTGTATCTTCTCGGTCTTGTTTGCTGTTCAGTTTTGCCTACAGCCTCCCGAATCCCATCCAAATCATTTCTAATGTACACAGGATTTCTAGTGACTGCtgaatatttatttcaaatgtGGGGTAAACAAGCTAAAATGTTTCCTGGCCAAAAGTACCATGACTTTTCTCTTTTTCTTGGTTTACAAGTATATAAACCAACTTTTGAAGGCCTAGAATCTGGTTTGAGGGCCAAAGTACTGGTCATTGCTGCATGTACCCTTCAGTATAACGTGTTTCGTTGGTTGGAAAAAATGCCTACCCTTCTGAATGTAGGTAGATCAGAGGACCCTTGCCCATTATTTCTTTCAGCAGAAGATTTTTCTACCGCTGTTTCAACTTCTGATGGGTATAATCAGATATCATCTGGATCTAGGGACATGGCTACTCAAAGAATAGGACAAAGCAATTCGTGGCCGTCTTTCAGGCATGGTATCCATCAATCATCTCAGGATTTGTCCTCTAGACGAAGCGGTAGTACTCCTGCACCTAGACAATTTTCATTTGGATATATCTGGGGAACCATGAATGATGGCCACCAGTGGAATAATAAAAGGATTGTTGCCTTGAAACAAGAGAGATTTGAAATGCAGAAGACAACACTAAAAGTTTACCTGAAGTTTTGGATGGAAAACATGTTCAAACTCTTCGGTCTAGAGATAAATATGATAGCACTACTGCTAGCCAGTTTTGCTTTGTTAAATGCCATTTCTATTCTCTATGTTGCCTGTCTCGCCTCCTGCATCCTGTTGGCACGGACTGTCATACGTAAACTGTGGCCAATCTTCGTCTTTCTATTTGCTGCAATTCTTCTTGCTGAATACTTTGCGATGTGGAAGAACATGAAGCCTTTCAATAATGTTTCAACTGATACCAATGTACATTGTCATGATTGCTGGAAAAACTCAAATACATATTTCCACTACTGTCAAAATTGTTGGTTGG GTCTTATTGTTGATGACCCTCGAATGCTGATAAGTTCTTTTATGGTCTTCATTCTTGCTTGTTTTAAACTCCGCGCAGATCGCATGTCCAGTTTCTCTGGATCATCTACATATCGTCAGGTGCTTTCTCAGCGTAAAAATGCTTTTGTTTGGCAAGATCTTTCATTTGAAACGAAAAGCATGTGGACTTTTCTCGATTATGTGAGGGTTTACTGTTACTGTCATCTATTAGATCTAGTACTTGCATTGATTCTTATCACGGGAACTCTGGAATATGACATCCTACACCTTGGATACCTTGGCTTTGCTCTTATTTTCTTCCGTTTGAGGCTTACCatactgaagaagaaaaataagATATTCAAGTACttgcgtgtgtacaattttgCTGTTATTGTTCTCTCTCTGGCCTATCAGTCTCCTTTCATAGGGGATTTTAATGCTGGGAAGTGTGAAACAATTGATTATATTTATGAGGTGATTGGattttataaatatgattatggATTCCGGATCACATCAAGATCTGCTTTGGTCGAAATCATCATTTTTGTTCTGGTGTCACTCCAGTCGTATATGTTTTCTTCTTTGGAATTTGATTATGTCTTTAGATACCTCGAAGCAGAACAAATTGGTGCAATTGTACGTGAGCAAGAGAAAAAAGCTGCTTGGAAAACCGAACAGTTGCAGCACATTCGTGAATCCGAGGTGAAGAAACGTCAGCGGAACTTACAAGTTGAGAAAATGAAGTCTGAGATGCTCAACCTACAAATCCAGCTCCATGGTACAAATTCCATTTCTGTTTATGATGACGTTTCACCGGATAAAGAAGGCTTGAGAAGAAGGAAGAACGTGTCACTTAGTCGGCAAGATAGTGGAGCCTTTGAGAAACAGGATGGGGATATCCACCCTGATTCACAATTTTCTTTTAATGTGTGTGGATCTCCTAGAAGTATTAGAGCAGAAAGGCCTTTTGCAGTTGATTTTGAAAAACACTCAATGGATGCGTCCCTCTTCGAGATAACGGAACTTGAGGAGGATGCTGCTGATAATGTTATTGATGAGTTAACCAAAGTAGACAAAACTAAAAGCCAATCAAAGGACAATCCGTTAGCTTCTGCTGTACAGTTAATAGAAGATGGTGTTTTCCAAGTGCAATCAATTGGAAATCAGGCTGTTAGCAATCTTGTTAGCTTTTTAAATATCGTACCTGAAGATTCTAATTCAAATGAGCCCTCATCTTTTGAATATGGACTTTCTAATGCCAGAGGAAGCCCAGATGTTAAAAATAAACACTTGAATCGTACAGCTTCCTCGCAATCTGACAGGAGTAGAACATCCGATCCAGCAAGTCTACAGATCGGACGGATAGTTCATCACATATGGTCCCGGATGAGATCGAATAATGATATTGTGTGTTACTGTTGTTTCGTTCTtgtgtttctttggaatttcagtTTGCTTTCTGTGGTGTATTTGGTAGCTCTATTCCTATACGCTCTCTGTGTGAATACAGGGCCAAGTTACATTTTCTGGATTGTTATGCTAATCTATACAGAGATATATATCTTGGTTCAATATATCTACCAAATCATGATACAGCATTGTGGTTTCAGCGTGCATTCTGACCTTCTGCCCAAGTTGGGGTTTCCTACAAAAAGGATAAAATCATCATTTGTTATCAGTTTGCTACCTCTTTTTTTGGTGTACTTGTTTACTTTATTACAGAGCTCTATAACTGCAAAAGATGGTGAGTGGTTTTCAGCGGGATTTAGTAATTTCAGAGGGGGATCCCTAAATAGAAAGCAGGTTGTGGCAGGCTCCACCTTCAGGGAGAAAGCAAAAAAGGTCTTCCAATTAACGAAACAGGTTACTGAAATGGTGATCCTTGGCTGTTCTAGATACTGGAAATCTCTGACGCGAGAAGCTGAATCTCCTCCATACTTTGTTCAATTGTCCATGGATGTGAAATCATGGCCCGAGGATGGGATCCAACCAGAGAGGATTGAGTCTGCGGTAAATCAGATTCTCCGGCTTGTACATGAGGATAACTGCAAGAAGGAAAAGCCTAACCATTGCCCTTATTCCAGCAAGGTTCAAATTCAAAGTATTGAAAAAAGCACTGAAAATGTGAATGTGGCCTTGGCTGTTTTTGAGGTTGTTTATACCTCTCCTTTAGCAGAGTGTGTTCCTGCAGAACAATTCAGCACTCTTACTCCAGCAGCTGATGTTGCAAAAGAGATCCTTAAAGCACGGCATGCTCACCTTGTTGAAGCAGTTGGATTTCCATACTCTATACTCTCAGTAATTGGAGGAGGCAAAAGAGAAATTGACCTTTATGCATATATCTTTGGGGCTGATTTGACGGTTTTCTTTCTAGTTGCTATATTTTATCATTCTGTCATAAAAAATAAGAGTGAATTTCTGGAATATTATCAGCTTGAGGATCAATTTCCGAAAGAGTTTGtatcaattctaatg ATAATTTTCTTCTTGATTGTTGTTGATCGCGTCATATACTTATGTTCATTTGCGACGGGGAAGGTcatattttatcttttcaacCTCGTTCTTTTCACTTATGCCATCACCGAGTATGCTTGGAATATGGATACTTCACAGCAGAATGCCGCTGCATTGGCCCTTCGAGCAATTTATCTTACTAAAGCGGTTTCTCTTGCTTTACAAGCCATGCAAATTCGATATGGCATTCCACATAAAAGTACACTTTATCGTCAGTTTCTAACCAGTGACGTATCTCGTTTTAATTACTTAGGATATAGGCTCTATCGTGCTTTGCCTTTTCTGTATGAATTGCGATGTGTCCTTGATTGGTCATGCACAACTACATCACTGACAATGTATGACTGGCTGAAG TTGGAGGATATAAATGCAAGCTTGTACCTCGTCAAATGTGATAATGTTCTGAACAGAGCTAAACATAAACCAGGAGACAAGCAAACCAAGATGACTAAGTTGTGCAATGGCATATGCCTGTTCTTTATTTTGATTTGTGTTATTTGGGCTCCAATGCTG ATGTACAGTAGTGGCAATCCATCAAACATTGCGAATCCAATTAATGACGCCAGTTTTCAGTTTGACATCAAGACAGATGGTGGAAGGTTGACCTTATTCCAGACAACTCTTTGTAAAAGAATTGCATGGGATCATGTAAATGCAACTGGAGATCTTGATCCTCAATATTATTTGAGCTCATATAATGTGGATGACATTCAACTCATTTGTTGCCAAGCTGATGCAAGTACTCTGTGGTTTGTACCTGATGCGGTTCAGAAGCAGTTTATCCAGTCTCTAAGCACTAGTTCTATGGATATGAAATATTCTTGGGTTCTTATGAGGGACCGACCAAAGGGCAAGGAGACTgtgaaatatgaaaaaaatgtCGATCCCTTGGATCTTCCCGAAGCATCAGAAGTTGAGGGAGTTCTAAATGGTTCCTTTAGCAGTTTTAGGGTTCATAATATCTATCCAAGATTTTTTCGTGTTACTGGTTCTGGTGAAGTGAGACCTTTTGAGCAGGAG GTAAATGATGTCACCGCTGATCTTGTCCTACATCATGGTAGTTCTGAATGGTGGTCCTTCCAtgttttcaattctttcaatacAAGTAGCTGCCGTGGCATGTTAGGGCCCATGGCTATCATTGTATCAGAGGAAACTCCAC AGGGATTTCTTGGTGAGACACTCAGCAAATTCAGCATTTGGGGTCTATACATAACATTTGTGCTAGCGGTAGGCCGGTTTATCAGATTGCAATGTTCTGACCTCCGAATGAGAATACCATTTGAGAATCTTCCTTCCTGCGACAG GTTGATAGCCATCTGCGAGGATATATATGCTGCCAGAGCAGAAGGTGAACTTGCAGTTGAAGAGGTCCTTTACTGGACACTCGTCAAGATTTACCGATCACCTCATATGTTGCTCGAATACACCAATCCCAGCTAG